The nucleotide sequence TGATTTGTTCTTTAGTAGGCCATCTATTATGTAGACAGCTTCCCATACTCCGCAGGGAATGAAGTGACTAAATAAAGCAATGTAGGTATCTGAAATATGATGATAAGCAATTCCGCCATACCCACCATAACGAATATGATATTCAGATAACAAATTTTCTTCGTACAAATCGAACTTCGTTCCGTCTGCAGCAGCTGTCTTCCCGTCTCCCCATAGTTTAGGCAGGCTTAGTGTATTGTATTGGTTCAGAATGTCACGTATGGCTGCATCGATCTTCTGGGCAGTTACATGTCGGCGGTTTACAAATGAGAGCATATGGGGTGTAACTAAACTTCGCATATGTTTGGATGTTTGGGCTGGCCCAAGATTGCACCCGTATCCATCGGTAATCCGATCAGGAAAATGTCCCATGCGTTCGCGCAGGTGTGAGTTATAACGTAAATTGAGACTGTTTATAAGATAGTTTGAGACTGTTTATCTCGGACATTCCGTCGAGGGCAGAGGAAACGGTCGGGGCCGAGATGGCAGCAAGCTGGCACCGGAATAGGAAATTTCCGGTGCCAGCTTGCTGGTGTTCTTAATGTGATGAAGAGCCAATGAGTTGCTCGGCAATGCTTTTGGAAAGAGTCAACGTATTAATTTCAGAAGGCATCGCATTGATATTAAGGGTTTGTACATAATCCCCGCCGCGAGTTCCACCTGCGAACGTTGCGAATCCTGGAAAGTTGCCGCCATGCCCCCAAATCGTAATACCATTCGTCAGCTTTGTTCCAACGATCCCCAAGCCGTATTCACCTACTGGAGTTTCAACCCCAGTTAACATCTGATCTAAAGTAGCTGGTTTTAATAGCTTGCCACTAAGTATAGCACTGAAGAATGTATTCATATCATCCGCTGTGGAGATCATAGATCCCGCAGCATCTGCCCAAGAGGGATTCATTTCGGTTCTGTCTATGAATTGACCGTCGAGTACGAAGTATCCTTGTGCATGTTCACCTGGAATAAACGAGTAATCGTCGGGTACATAAGTGCTCGTTAGCTTAAGGGGAGCTATGAAACGTTTCCTAATATGTTCCCCGTATGTTTCTCCAGTAGCCTTCTTAATAATCATCCCTGCCAGTACCGTATTCGTATTGGAATAAACCCATTTCTCTCCAGGCTTAGAGGTTGCCTTCATATTCAGTCCAGTACGAACTAATTCGTCAGCAGTAAAGGAATGTAACGGGTTTGGGAGTAATTTATCGAGAATATCCTTGTGTTCTGAATAGTCAGGAATACCGCTTGTTTGGTTTAATAGTTGCCGAATCGTGATATGATCCCCTTCATATTCAGTACCCTTAACAACATCAGGCAGCCATTTTTCTATCGTGTCATCCAGGTTCAGTTTTTGTTCATCAACAAGCTGAAGAACGACCATTGCAGTAAACGTCTTTGTTAGACTACCGATCCGGAAAGTAAAGTTCGTCTTAACCGGGTCAGTACCGTAAATGCTTGCTTCACCGGAAGCATATGCCCATTTTGATCCTTTGTTTGAGGAAGCTACAATTATGCCCGGTATATTTTGATGGTTAGCAGCTTCATCGATAAGTTGCTTGGCTTTGGTCTGCGAATTTTGACTGTAAGTAGTAACGAGGGGATCCGCCTGCTTTGCAAAACCAGTTCCTTGTAATGGCAGTAATAGAGTCGCGGTAATCATTGTCGATACAGTGAGCATAGAAATTTTGTTCATTTCGTTTCTCCTTTTGATTAAAGAATCGTATTATTCATTCATTCGTTGCGAAGCGATTTGTCTCCCCGAGTATTGCAAAGTAATTGTCATACTGCCAAGATGCCATTATGTCACCATGATGCGTTTTTACTGTCATATGACGGCTTATCGCCCGATTAGGACGGGATTATGATGGTATCATTAGAGAATGGAAGAAAATCACAGAAAGTTAATGGAGGATCAATTTTTAAGCCTTCTTTCCTACGTAGCTGAACAGGAACGAAAAAAAATAAGCAACGGCAGGCGGAAGGAATAGAAGTTGCCAAAAATAACGGAGTGAAATTCGGACGACGTAAGCACGAGATTAATGCAGAGTTCATTCAGTTGTATGGGGAATGGTAGTCCGGATCAATCACAGCCACCGAGTGCGCTTCGAGGCCATTTTCCTTCCTGGTGGTCATGGCACGATGTTTGACCTGCCAGATAACCAAAAGCTCCAACAATTACTGCGAGATTTTTATGAAGCAGGAAAGATTGTAGCCGCTGTTTGCCACGGTCCTGCCGGGCTCGTGGGTGCGACCTTGTCAAATGGTCAGCCACTGGTTGCAGGCAAGCGCGTGAATGCTTTCACAGACAGAGAAGAAGCAGCGACAGGCTTGGGGTCCTACCTTCCGTTCCTTTTGGAGAGCAAAATCCGCGATCTCGGTGCCATTTTTGTGGCGGCACCAAACTGGAGCATACATGTAGAAGTCGACGGCAACTTGATTACTGGACAAAATCCCCAATCTACACTCGCTGTCACAGAAGCAGTAATAAGCAAATTAGGTGAATAATACACGTGAGGCTGATAGACGAAACACATATCAGCCTTTTCTTTCAACGAAAGGAGGGCTACTCACTACCATGGCAACAGAAAATATGGCCCGTCACTCTGAACAGGCACAAGCCACTCGCAAAGGATCAACTCTCGCCTTGTACGCTCTGACACTCGGGGCATTTGCGATCGGGATGACAGAGTTCATCATTATGGGGCTGCTTTCCGAGGTAGCCACCAGTCTGAATGTTTCCATCCCGATGGCTGGCTTCCTGATTACCGGATATGCATTGGGTGTCGCTATCGGCGCTCCCATCATCACGATGGCAACACACAGAATGCCGCGCAAAGCACTTTTGCTATTTCTTATGATTCTATTTATCGCGGGAAATGCGTTAGCCGCTCTCGCACCGAACTATACGGTTTTGATGCTGGCTCGCATCCTGGCTGCTCTTACTCACGGATCGTTTTTCGGTGTGGGTTCGGTCATTGCCGCTGAGCTGGTTCCCAAGGAAAAACGCGCGGGTGCCATCGCGATCATGTTTACTGGACTGACACTGGCCAATATTTTGGGTGTACCGATTGGAACATTTCTGGGGCAAGCGTACGGCTGGCGCTCTACCTTCTGGGCAATCACGATGATTGGGATCATTGCGTTGATCGGAATCGTTATGCTCGTTCCGAAGGTCACCAGTGCAACAGCTAGTCTGCGGCAAGAGCTCGGCGTGCTCAAACGCCCAGCGGTTCATATCGCGCTTTTGATGACCGTATTCGGATTTGGTGGCGTATTTACTGCGTTTACGTACATTTCGCCAATCCTGGTGGATATCACGGGCTTTTCCCCCAGCTCTGTTTCGTACATCCTCGTCCTGTTCGGCGTAGGGATTACGATCGGGAATATTTACGGAGGAAAATTGGCAGACCGCAGGCTGTTTCCTTCCTTGCTCGGGATACTTGTCGCTCTCGCGCTCGTTCTCGCCGTGTTCAGCTTTACGGATCAAAATAAGATCCTCACCTTGATAACGGTATTCCTTTTGGGGATTGCCGCATTTGGTACGGTTCCTGGCTTGCAGCTCCACATGCTGAACACAGCCAAAGAAGCACCTACGCTCGCCTCGACACTGAACATCGCGGCCTTCAATCTGGGAAATGCGCTTGGTGCCTATATTGGGGGTGTCGTGATCGATTTTAACTTTGCAGGAGGTCTTTCTGCCGTTCCTTGGGTCGCTTCACTCGTGACGGTCATCGGAATTTTGTTTACGATATGGGGAGCGCAATACCAGAAACGTCACAGGTAAGAAGGGATAGAAAACATGGTGGACTTTGAATGGTACCGTAGCTTTATCAGCATCTATAAGCATAGCTCTGTATCGGAAGCTGCCAGAACGAGGATGATGACACAACCAGCCACGAGCCAACATCTGGCCTCCCTGGAAGCAGAGGTAGGTGAGCCATTATTTACACGAGCTCCCCGCAAAATGATTCCTACCGAGAGAGGCAAAGCGCTCTATACACAGGTGGTTCCGAACCAACGTTTGACGACAAAGAGTCTTTTGAATCGTGGCTATGCTCCCAGCCGTGGATCAGCTATGATTTGGATTTGCCGATCATCCGCCGTTTTTGGCGCGAGCATTTCCAAAAGCGACCACAAACGCATCCGACACACGTCATACCGGATTTGCACAGTGTGCTGAAGGCTATCGAGCACGGCGCAGGCATCAGCCTGTTGCCCACGTTCATGCTGGATGAACATTTGTCCAGAAACAAAGTAAAGATTATGTACCCGTCCTTTACTGTTCATAACGATCTGTATCTGGCGTATCAGGTGAAAAACCGGAATCTGCCTCATCTGAAGACATTAATTGAAACGTTGAAAAAGACGGTTTAACCTACACTTTTGTCCAAGCTAGAGAAAGGGCTGTCATCCTATAATGGATAACAGTCTTCTTTTCATCTCTTTTTTTCTAAAAACAAAACCCTTGCTTTTTTATCAATTGAGTAGTAAAGTGATAATAAGCTCAGCGAAGGGAGGCAAACTAACTTGCGTAATAACACCATAGGCTCGTTAATCTGGTTACGCTTGATGCGGTTTACCACCCAAAGCAACCAGCTTTCAAATGAGTTTCTCAAACGCTTCGATTTAACAACAGCTCAATTCGATGTCCTGATGCAAATAAGCGTCTACCAGCCTCTTACCCAGTCGGAGTTAGCTGAGAAGGTAACCGTTACACAAGGTGGTATTTCTCGGATGCTCGTCAGACTTGAAAAAGAGGGCTACATTGTACGCAAGCAGGATTGGAAAACGAAAACGATCAGCTTAACCGAAAAAGGGGAAGCCGTACTGGAACAAGCCTTTCCTGAACAACTAGCGTTTCAGTCTTCATTCTTTGATGAAGTACTAAGTGAAGAAGAACAAAAAATGCTTTACACCCTAATGACACGCGTTCATAAAAATAGCCAAAAAAAAGAATTACCGCCTGTGTAATTTTTTTTACACCATCACTTGATTAGTCAAGTTAAACAAGGAGTGACTACCATGTACACCATTCCAGGCCATCACCATGTATCTATGTTAACCAAACATGCTCCATCAAATAATCACTTTTATCAAAACGTATTGGGACTGCGCAGAGTGAAAAAAACCGTCAACCAAGACGATCCGTCGATGTATCACTTGTTTTATGGAGATTTGACAGGCAGTGCCGGAACAGAGCTGTCATTTTTTGAAATGCCGATGGTAGGAAAAACCGTACGCGGCACAAACGCGATCACTCGAATCGGACTGCTCATTCCATCACAGGAGAGCTTGACCTTTTGGAAAAAACGCTTTGAACAATTGAATGTTCACCATGGCGAGATTACCAAGTATGCTGGCCGCGATGCCTTGCATTTCGAAGACTCGGAAGGCCTGCGAATGATCCTGATCAATAACAACGGCGAAGAAATTCCGTCGAATTGGAGTGCATGGGGCGAATCCGTGATCGAAGAAAAGCATCGCATCTTGGGAATTGGCACGGTTGAGATTACCGTCCGCTCCTTGGACAAAATAGCCAGTCTGTTAACAGACACATTCGGCTACACAGAAGTATCACGCTCGGAGCAAGAAGCCATTTATCAATCCGTCCCTGGGAAATCCTTTGGTGAAATTGTCATCAAGCAGGAAGAGGGAACCCCTGAAAAACCGGGTCGAGGAAGTGTTCATCACTTGGCGATTCGCGTGAACAACGATGAGGAGCTGCAATACTGGGATGACGTCGTTCGAAAACGCGGTTTCCGCTCAACGGGGATTGTGGATCGATTCTACTTCAAAAGCTTGTATTTCCGTGAGTCAAACGGGATTTTGTTCGAAATTGCAACAGACGGTCCTGGCTTCACAGCAGATTCAACCGTCGAGGAGCTCGGAAAAGCTTTGGACTTACCTCCATTCCTCGAGGAACGCCGGGCAGAAATTGAAGCGAAACTGATACCTATAGACTAAAAGGAGTGAATCAACATGGAACAATATCGTATCGACACTAAAAAGGGACTTGAATTCGGCTTGTATTCGATTGGCGACCATGTCCCGAATCCACACACCGGCTCCAAGATTTCTTCTGAACAACGCATCAAGGAATTAATCGAGGCAAGTAAGCTGGCAGATGAAGCAGGGCTTGATGTATTCGCTGTCGGCGAAAGCCACCAGACGTATTTTACGACGCAGGCGCATACCGTCATTCTGGGTGCGATCGCACAAGCTACGAAAAACATTAAAATCGCCAGCTCCGCCACTGTATTGAGCACATCTGATCCGGTCCGCGTATATGAGGATTTTGCTACCTTGGATCTGATCTCCAATGGTCGGGCAGAAATTGTTGCCGGACGCGGTTCCCGAGTAGGAGCGTATAGCCTCCTCGGCTACGATGTGCGCGACTATGAGGAATTGTTTGAAGAGAAAATGGACCTTCTTCTCAAGCTAAATAACGAGGACCGCGTTACGTGGGAAGGGCAGTTCCGTGCACCGCTAGAAAATGCTACGATCCTGCCTCAGCCTTTACAAGGACGTCTTCCTATCTGGCGTGCAGTAGGGGGACCACCCGCAAGCGCGATTAAAGCTGGTCAAGCTGGCGTGCCTATGATGCTGACCACACTTGGAGGTCCAGCCATCAACTTCAAAGGCTCCGTCGATGCTTACCGTGAGGCTGCCAAGCAAAATGGGTTTGACCCAGCGACCTTGCCAGTAGCGACAACGAGTTTGTTTTATACAGCCGACAAAACTTCGGATGCGCTACGCGAGTTCTATCCGCATCTAAACGGTGGGTTTATCGCATTGCGTGGCGGTGGCTATCCGAAGCAACAGTTTGCACAGTCTGTCGATTATCGTGATGCATTAATGATAGGCAGCCCTGACGTCATCATCGAAAAAATGCTTTACCAATACGAGATGTACGGACAACAACGCTTCATGGCGCAAATCGACTTTGGCGGCGTACCTTTTGATAAAATCGCGAAAAACATTGAGCTGATTGCAACGAAAATCTTGCCAGAAGTGAAAAAGCATACAACCAAATCGTAACAAAAAAGGAGTGGCACCTATGAAAATCGTCGGAATTGCAGGCTCTAACGTAGGCTCGAAAACAAGAACAGCAATGGATTTGACACTCAAAAAAGCAAGGGAAAAATACCCCGATGCAGAAATGACACTGCTTGACCTGGCCGAGTACAATCTCGTCTTCAGTGACGGTCGGAATTACACGGATTACGAAGGCGACACCAAGTTCGTGACCGAAACCATCATGGGAGCCGATGCCCTTATCATTGGAACACCTACATTCCAAGCATCCATCCCCGCGACATTGAAGAACATTTTTGACCTGTTGCCCGTCAATGCATTCCGGGATAAAGTGGTCAGCGTATTGGTCACAGCAGGAACATCCAAGCACTATCTCATGGCAGAGCAACAGTTGAAGCCGATCCTGTCTTATATGAAGGCACATATCGTACCCACCTATGTCTTTATCGAAGAGAAGGACTTCAACCGCAAAGAAATCATCAATGATGATATTCACTTCCGTCTGGAGCGTCTCGTCGAGGATACCGTACTGCTCGTCGATGCCTATACACGGATTCGGGAGCAAAAAGATGCGGAGTACGATTTTTAATCGAATGGAATTTATCTCAAATTAGAGAAACTCGATTCAGAGACATCATCCCAAAGAGTTAGGAGGTGATTGTCATGTAGCAGACGCCTGAAGGCTTATACATGACACCATCTAATTCAAAAACAAAAATTCTAGGAGGAATTATCCATGACAACGAAAAACCACAATGTAATTGATGTAAACGACGCTGCTCTGTTGTTGATCGACCACCAAAGCGGTTTGTTCCAAACAGTAGGGGACATGGATGTGCCAACACTCCGCCGAAACGTGATTGCCCTTGCTAAAGTGGCCAAACTGCTGAATATCCCGACACTCACAACTGACTCTGTACCAACTGGCCCGAATGGCCCATTGATCCCAGAAATCGCCGAAATCCTGCCAAATAACGTGTATGTACCGCGTAACGGTGAGATCAATGCTTGGGATAACCCTAATTTTGTAAAAGCAGTTGAAGCCACTGGAAAGAAAACCCTGATTATTGCAGGTACACTCACTAGCGTTTGCATGGCGTTCCCTACCTTGTCTGCACTGGCAGAAGGCTACAAAGTCTTCACCGTTATTGACGCATCGGGTAACTGGAGCAAAATGGCGACAGATATTACACTGGCTCGCGTCGTGCAAGCAGGAGCAGTTCCTATTGATACACTCGCTGTCATGTCCGAATTGCAAAAAACATGGAACCGCCCAGATGCCCAAGAGTTCGCAGAAATCTATGCGGAAGTAATGCCAAACTACGGCCTGCTGATCGAAAGCTTCCAAAGAGCGTTTAAAGAGGGCCAGGCAGCTAAGTAACCTGCCATCCAACAACCATCATAATTAAAAGACGCGAATCTTCTTCTCACAAGGAAAGAAGGTCTGCGTCTTTTTTATTTTTCTATCTTCCGCTTCTGTCCAACCAAACCAAAGAAAAACATATCGACCCACTGCTCCATACTCAACGTTACTCGCTCACGATTCGATGCTTCCCAATGCCGTCCCAGCTCATTTTTGTACATCGTGAAGTACATCATCATCATTTCTTCTGTCAGATCACGCTGAATATAACCTTCCTGTTTCCCAAGCGCGACAAACTTCGTAAAAAAATGCCTGATTTTTTGCTCGTATTCGTTTTCGATGCGTTGCAGCAAGCCACTTAGTTCAGAAAAGGGGGTGTTCTGAAGCTCGTCCGTGAGGGTATGCAAATTCTTGGCTTCCAACAGCATGATGTCCTTTGTCTTTTCAGGAAAAGAACTCCCCGAATCGAGAATCCTCTCATACTGCTCCAACTGCTTATCCATCCAGTTCATTAGCATGTCCGCGTAGAGCTGTTCTTTTGTCCCAAAGTAGTTATAAATGGTCGCCGGAGAAACCTTCGCGTTCTGCGCAATTTCATTTACGCTGACTTTTTGAAAGCCATGCTTGGAGAACAATGGAAAGGCGGCGCTGTATATTTGATCGATTTTGTTCTGTTTTCGTCGTTCGAACCCGTTCATCTTCTCCACCTCTTTCTGTAGTGTAGCTCAGGTTTTAGAGTAATTCAACGGATTGACTACAAAATCATTGAAATAAACTGACCTCGATAGTTATAATTGTTTTGTAGTAATGAAGTACATTTACTACATATTTTCAAGGGATAGGAGTGAATTTATCATGAAACAAATACGGATTCCCGCTTTTTTGCATGACGTCTTCGGTGAAAAGCAGAGCATTGGCTCGATCGCAGCCATCCTGCTGTTCGGCGGAGTCCTGACCACTGCTCTCTATTTACGATTCCCTGAACTCACGGAGAGCTTGCCCATTTGGCGCAGCACGCTCGCATTGTTGCTTGTATTCGATATATTTTCTGGCTGCCTAGCGAATTTTACGATCTCAACCAGCAATTTTTATGCAGCACGTAAAAAAAATCGCCTCGTCTTCATCGCTATTCACGTCCATATCATCCTGGTTGCCCTTCTCTTACAACAAAACCTCGCGTATTCCATAGGAGTATGGGCTTATACGATTGTAGGAGCTTTTGTTGTGAATGCTCTTTTTGGGCATCGTTCGCAGCTGTTTGTCGCAGGCATTCTCCTGTCTGTTGGCCTTGGCTGGATACCATTGCTGCCGGGTATGCATCCGTTTCTGTTGATCACCTGCTTATTCTTTATGGTAAAAGTGTTGTTTAGCTTTGCAGTCAATCATTATGGGAAAGTAATCAACGACACAGGTACTGAGAAATGAAGACTTCCTACCGCATATCCAAACTCACAAAGTCGGATAAACCCGCATTCGTCTCACTCATGAGCAGGGCATTTTCGCGTGATCCTTTCTTTCTGCACGTATTTGGGAATTCAGAGCTCGATCATACAGCAAAAAAAGGCGTAACAGCTTTTCTGTCCTTTCTGTTTGATAAGAGCTTTCTGTTTCATGAGGAAGTATGGGGCATTTTTGATGAAGACAGCTTGCTCGGCACTTACGTCGTCGAAAAGCCACAAACCAGCAAGCTTCCGAATATAAAAGGGGGCTTGCTGTTAATCGGTATGCTAATTCCTTTAGTATTTCAACTGTCTGGAAAAACGCTGATGCTCCTTAATTCATATATGCGCATCACACGTTCTGCCGCTCCTCCATGGAAGCATCACTACCTCATTATGATTGGCGTAAAACCGGAGGCTCAAGGCAAGGGAGTCGGCAAAACCCTAATGCAACACCTGTTTCAAATCATAGAGGATGACCACGAATCGCAGGGAATCGCGCTGGATACGGAAAAGGAAGAGAATGTGGGTTTGTATCGCAAACTAGGATTTACGTTACGAGAACAAACCAAAATCGATGATGTACCTGTGTATTGTATGGTCTATCAAAAAAATCGATAGAATGACGGATACATGCTGCCGCCACTTCGCATTATGTTACAATTATTGTAAGAAATACGAACACCGAAGGAAGCGAGTTGATCTTATGAAAAAGAAAGTGATCCTGGCCGGCGGCACTGGCTTTATCGGCAAGTATCTGGCAGACAAATTCAATCAACTTGGCTATGAAGTAATGATCATCGCAAGAACTTCTCCTCATATAACGTGGGACAATCACGCAAAAATCGTGGAAGCTTTGGAAAATTCCGAGCTGCTCATCAACCTGGCGGGCAAATCCGTCAACTGTCGTTACCATGATCAGAACAAGAAAGAAATCTTGAAATCTCGGACAGAGACCACTCACATACTCGGCAATGCTGTTTTGGCTTGCGAAAATCCGCCTTCGCTCTGGCTCAATTCCAGCACAGCCACCATCTATAGGCATGCGGAGGATCGTCCCATGACAGAAGCAAGCGGGGAGATTGGAACAGGCTTTTCCGTCGATGTCGCCAAGCAATGGGAATCTGCCTTCTTTTCCTTTGATTTGCCGCATACGAGACAAGTAGCCTTACGCATGGCGATCGTGCTGGGTGAAAACGGCGGGGTTATTGATCCATACAAAAATCTCGTTCGCTTTGGACTCGGGGGTGTACAAGGGTCTGGCAACCAGCGTTTTAGCTGGATTCATGTCGAAGATATCTTTCAGATCATTCTCTTTTTGAAAGAGCGAACTGACTTAAGCGGGGTATTCAATTGTTCTTCTCCACATCCCGTCACAAACCGTGAATTCATGCAGCATTTTCGCAGCGTGATGAATCGGAGCTTCGGACTGCCTTCTCCCAAATGGATGCTGGAAATGGGGGCCATGATGATCGGAACGGAAACAGAGCTGGTGCTGAAAAGTCGCTGGGTCA is from Brevibacillus brevis and encodes:
- a CDS encoding serine hydrolase domain-containing protein — translated: MNKISMLTVSTMITATLLLPLQGTGFAKQADPLVTTYSQNSQTKAKQLIDEAANHQNIPGIIVASSNKGSKWAYASGEASIYGTDPVKTNFTFRIGSLTKTFTAMVVLQLVDEQKLNLDDTIEKWLPDVVKGTEYEGDHITIRQLLNQTSGIPDYSEHKDILDKLLPNPLHSFTADELVRTGLNMKATSKPGEKWVYSNTNTVLAGMIIKKATGETYGEHIRKRFIAPLKLTSTYVPDDYSFIPGEHAQGYFVLDGQFIDRTEMNPSWADAAGSMISTADDMNTFFSAILSGKLLKPATLDQMLTGVETPVGEYGLGIVGTKLTNGITIWGHGGNFPGFATFAGGTRGGDYVQTLNINAMPSEINTLTLSKSIAEQLIGSSSH
- a CDS encoding MFS transporter, which produces MATENMARHSEQAQATRKGSTLALYALTLGAFAIGMTEFIIMGLLSEVATSLNVSIPMAGFLITGYALGVAIGAPIITMATHRMPRKALLLFLMILFIAGNALAALAPNYTVLMLARILAALTHGSFFGVGSVIAAELVPKEKRAGAIAIMFTGLTLANILGVPIGTFLGQAYGWRSTFWAITMIGIIALIGIVMLVPKVTSATASLRQELGVLKRPAVHIALLMTVFGFGGVFTAFTYISPILVDITGFSPSSVSYILVLFGVGITIGNIYGGKLADRRLFPSLLGILVALALVLAVFSFTDQNKILTLITVFLLGIAAFGTVPGLQLHMLNTAKEAPTLASTLNIAAFNLGNALGAYIGGVVIDFNFAGGLSAVPWVASLVTVIGILFTIWGAQYQKRHR
- a CDS encoding LysR family transcriptional regulator codes for the protein MVDFEWYRSFISIYKHSSVSEAARTRMMTQPATSQHLASLEAEVGEPLFTRAPRKMIPTERGKALYTQVVPNQRLTTKSLLNRGYAPSRGSAMIWICRSSAVFGASISKSDHKRIRHTSYRICTVC
- a CDS encoding LysR substrate-binding domain-containing protein — its product is MDLPIIRRFWREHFQKRPQTHPTHVIPDLHSVLKAIEHGAGISLLPTFMLDEHLSRNKVKIMYPSFTVHNDLYLAYQVKNRNLPHLKTLIETLKKTV
- a CDS encoding MarR family winged helix-turn-helix transcriptional regulator; the protein is MRNNTIGSLIWLRLMRFTTQSNQLSNEFLKRFDLTTAQFDVLMQISVYQPLTQSELAEKVTVTQGGISRMLVRLEKEGYIVRKQDWKTKTISLTEKGEAVLEQAFPEQLAFQSSFFDEVLSEEEQKMLYTLMTRVHKNSQKKELPPV
- a CDS encoding ring-cleaving dioxygenase codes for the protein MYTIPGHHHVSMLTKHAPSNNHFYQNVLGLRRVKKTVNQDDPSMYHLFYGDLTGSAGTELSFFEMPMVGKTVRGTNAITRIGLLIPSQESLTFWKKRFEQLNVHHGEITKYAGRDALHFEDSEGLRMILINNNGEEIPSNWSAWGESVIEEKHRILGIGTVEITVRSLDKIASLLTDTFGYTEVSRSEQEAIYQSVPGKSFGEIVIKQEEGTPEKPGRGSVHHLAIRVNNDEELQYWDDVVRKRGFRSTGIVDRFYFKSLYFRESNGILFEIATDGPGFTADSTVEELGKALDLPPFLEERRAEIEAKLIPID
- a CDS encoding LLM class flavin-dependent oxidoreductase, translating into MEQYRIDTKKGLEFGLYSIGDHVPNPHTGSKISSEQRIKELIEASKLADEAGLDVFAVGESHQTYFTTQAHTVILGAIAQATKNIKIASSATVLSTSDPVRVYEDFATLDLISNGRAEIVAGRGSRVGAYSLLGYDVRDYEELFEEKMDLLLKLNNEDRVTWEGQFRAPLENATILPQPLQGRLPIWRAVGGPPASAIKAGQAGVPMMLTTLGGPAINFKGSVDAYREAAKQNGFDPATLPVATTSLFYTADKTSDALREFYPHLNGGFIALRGGGYPKQQFAQSVDYRDALMIGSPDVIIEKMLYQYEMYGQQRFMAQIDFGGVPFDKIAKNIELIATKILPEVKKHTTKS
- a CDS encoding NADPH-dependent FMN reductase, with the protein product MKIVGIAGSNVGSKTRTAMDLTLKKAREKYPDAEMTLLDLAEYNLVFSDGRNYTDYEGDTKFVTETIMGADALIIGTPTFQASIPATLKNIFDLLPVNAFRDKVVSVLVTAGTSKHYLMAEQQLKPILSYMKAHIVPTYVFIEEKDFNRKEIINDDIHFRLERLVEDTVLLVDAYTRIREQKDAEYDF
- a CDS encoding hydrolase — encoded protein: MTTKNHNVIDVNDAALLLIDHQSGLFQTVGDMDVPTLRRNVIALAKVAKLLNIPTLTTDSVPTGPNGPLIPEIAEILPNNVYVPRNGEINAWDNPNFVKAVEATGKKTLIIAGTLTSVCMAFPTLSALAEGYKVFTVIDASGNWSKMATDITLARVVQAGAVPIDTLAVMSELQKTWNRPDAQEFAEIYAEVMPNYGLLIESFQRAFKEGQAAK
- a CDS encoding TetR/AcrR family transcriptional regulator codes for the protein MNGFERRKQNKIDQIYSAAFPLFSKHGFQKVSVNEIAQNAKVSPATIYNYFGTKEQLYADMLMNWMDKQLEQYERILDSGSSFPEKTKDIMLLEAKNLHTLTDELQNTPFSELSGLLQRIENEYEQKIRHFFTKFVALGKQEGYIQRDLTEEMMMMYFTMYKNELGRHWEASNRERVTLSMEQWVDMFFFGLVGQKRKIEK
- a CDS encoding GNAT family N-acetyltransferase — protein: MKTSYRISKLTKSDKPAFVSLMSRAFSRDPFFLHVFGNSELDHTAKKGVTAFLSFLFDKSFLFHEEVWGIFDEDSLLGTYVVEKPQTSKLPNIKGGLLLIGMLIPLVFQLSGKTLMLLNSYMRITRSAAPPWKHHYLIMIGVKPEAQGKGVGKTLMQHLFQIIEDDHESQGIALDTEKEENVGLYRKLGFTLREQTKIDDVPVYCMVYQKNR
- a CDS encoding TIGR01777 family oxidoreductase — its product is MKKKVILAGGTGFIGKYLADKFNQLGYEVMIIARTSPHITWDNHAKIVEALENSELLINLAGKSVNCRYHDQNKKEILKSRTETTHILGNAVLACENPPSLWLNSSTATIYRHAEDRPMTEASGEIGTGFSVDVAKQWESAFFSFDLPHTRQVALRMAIVLGENGGVIDPYKNLVRFGLGGVQGSGNQRFSWIHVEDIFQIILFLKERTDLSGVFNCSSPHPVTNREFMQHFRSVMNRSFGLPSPKWMLEMGAMMIGTETELVLKSRWVIPERLEREGYQFRFAHIDKTLQDILK